Proteins co-encoded in one Bremerella sp. TYQ1 genomic window:
- a CDS encoding HEAT repeat domain-containing protein: protein MLTTPKTPWLLLIVAALLVTGSPSFASAQANQPQWIWATQHRKDQVPASSCFFRKSINISQMTGGQIMITADDEYELWVNGKKVAEDNNWRNRQRLDVSNHLKIGDNVFAIQVSNTQGRSAGLLAEITIFGPNNQKVSFPSNASWKTDLRPFPLWQSTFYSDSGWGRAQEFGPANSTTPWNVGQPQVARNDGPPVPPEPSFAEKPKPSRRPVEAKPISTGNRAQQPSSGEVVADPAQTAPVEESRFRILPGFAIQEVMSEEKTGALISMTFNEFGNIIASKEGGALMLLYDSNDDGVVDAQRVYNDTVKNVQGILPLNGDVFVVGEGSEGTGLYRLSDSDGDGDLEEAANLIKFNGAIGEHGPHGLALGPDGLIYMVAGNDTKLDSQVSESSPHRHFYEGDLVPRFEDPGGHAVGVKAPGGMVLRTDIEGQNVEIVAGGIRNAYDLAFNRNGDLFIHDSDMEWDEGLVWHRPTRIYQVSPGADFGWRSGWAKWPNYYPDCVPPILETGAGSPTGLVVYDHFKFPAKFQNRLIVTDWANGRISTVTFEQDGAGYKAKSEALLEGKPMNVTDLEVGPDGWVYFTTGGRGTEGGLYRIVYKGDEPGGTEDLGEGIAQAIRHPQPQSAWGRQKIAEIQSELGELWNPQIQGVAVAKENPSYYRTRALDLMQLYGPTPTLSMLLELTEDDDAAVCQKAVSLLINYPGTEATDRLRELLEHKDAAVRREVCETLAEVKGTVTFEELRPLLSAKDRREAYAARRLLETQPVENWIEDALIAESATLFNHASVAALVSQPSHDVALKIVLKSQKRLDDYLSDEEFTSLLRVIQLAIHRGELNQDEVPGLAERLATEFPAGDHKMNRELIRTLAHFRVSDITDRYISHLDSKLPAGERLNLAMHMSFIEDGWTTEQKLKLLGHLENGLNIEGGEGLRGYIETSTKQFVKCLTPQEQYVALTMGHMWPNAALAVLFELPEKPSEQVLGILRMIDEELVGDDSTVATRMRKGIVAILAGNGTPENMAYLRKAFEREPERRASIAFGLAQQPEGKNFTYLVQSIPVLDGAFATNVIQKLTQVSQTENDPEAIRQLILLGLREDDTCKQAVNQLLVKWTGESIASPANPFEKQMESWQGWFHEAYPDLPEAKLVDVKSSNWNLDELLEFLSSEDYHGGDSTSGSLIFKKAQCASCHRMGGTGEAIGPDLTDISRRFQKKQILESILFPSHVISDQYATKQILTIDGKVLSGLISTSPSGNYVVIDSQGNKTEVLKDDVEELSPSKISIMPNGLLDQLTAEEIGDLMTYLKANKAATNTQVAEQPSGTTIR, encoded by the coding sequence ATGTTGACTACCCCTAAAACTCCTTGGTTGTTGCTAATCGTCGCCGCCCTTCTGGTGACGGGAAGTCCCAGCTTTGCCAGTGCACAGGCGAATCAGCCTCAGTGGATTTGGGCGACCCAGCATCGCAAAGACCAAGTCCCGGCCAGCAGCTGCTTTTTCCGAAAGAGCATCAACATCTCGCAGATGACAGGTGGTCAAATCATGATCACTGCCGACGACGAGTACGAGCTTTGGGTAAACGGAAAAAAAGTCGCAGAAGATAATAACTGGCGAAACCGCCAACGACTGGACGTTTCGAACCACCTCAAGATTGGTGACAACGTATTCGCCATTCAGGTCTCGAACACCCAGGGACGTAGCGCGGGTCTGTTGGCCGAGATCACGATCTTCGGCCCTAACAACCAAAAAGTCAGCTTTCCGTCGAATGCTTCGTGGAAGACCGATCTGCGTCCATTCCCACTCTGGCAATCGACGTTCTACAGCGACTCAGGCTGGGGACGAGCCCAAGAGTTCGGTCCTGCCAATTCGACGACTCCATGGAATGTCGGACAGCCGCAAGTTGCAAGAAACGACGGACCACCGGTTCCGCCAGAACCGTCGTTCGCGGAAAAGCCGAAGCCTTCTCGTCGCCCTGTCGAAGCCAAGCCAATTTCAACGGGTAATCGGGCTCAGCAACCAAGCAGCGGAGAAGTCGTTGCGGATCCAGCTCAAACCGCGCCTGTCGAAGAATCTCGATTCCGAATTCTGCCAGGCTTCGCGATTCAGGAAGTGATGTCGGAGGAAAAGACCGGCGCCCTGATTTCGATGACGTTCAACGAGTTTGGCAATATCATCGCCTCGAAAGAAGGGGGCGCTTTGATGCTGTTGTACGACTCGAACGATGACGGCGTTGTCGACGCCCAGCGAGTCTACAACGACACCGTGAAAAATGTCCAAGGGATCTTACCACTCAACGGCGACGTGTTTGTTGTCGGCGAAGGATCGGAAGGAACGGGGCTTTATCGTCTGAGCGATTCCGATGGTGATGGCGACTTGGAAGAAGCTGCCAATCTGATCAAGTTCAACGGTGCGATCGGTGAACATGGCCCGCATGGATTGGCTTTGGGACCGGACGGATTGATCTATATGGTCGCTGGAAACGATACCAAGCTCGATTCCCAAGTCAGCGAAAGCAGCCCTCATCGCCACTTCTACGAGGGGGATCTCGTTCCACGATTTGAAGACCCAGGCGGACATGCTGTCGGTGTAAAAGCACCAGGTGGGATGGTCCTGCGGACCGATATCGAAGGTCAGAACGTTGAAATCGTCGCTGGCGGTATCCGCAATGCCTACGACTTGGCGTTCAATCGGAACGGCGATCTGTTCATCCACGATAGTGACATGGAATGGGACGAAGGTCTCGTTTGGCATCGACCCACACGTATCTACCAGGTATCGCCGGGGGCCGACTTCGGGTGGCGAAGTGGTTGGGCCAAATGGCCGAATTACTATCCGGACTGTGTGCCACCGATCTTGGAAACCGGAGCTGGTTCGCCGACAGGGCTCGTCGTTTACGACCACTTCAAGTTCCCTGCGAAGTTCCAGAACCGATTGATTGTGACTGACTGGGCCAACGGCCGCATCAGCACGGTGACATTCGAGCAAGATGGTGCTGGCTATAAAGCGAAGAGCGAAGCCCTTCTCGAAGGCAAGCCGATGAACGTGACCGACTTGGAAGTTGGGCCAGATGGTTGGGTCTACTTCACCACCGGCGGTCGCGGCACCGAAGGTGGCCTTTACCGGATTGTCTATAAAGGGGATGAGCCAGGTGGAACGGAAGACCTTGGTGAAGGGATTGCTCAAGCTATTCGACATCCTCAACCGCAAAGTGCCTGGGGTCGTCAAAAGATCGCCGAGATCCAATCGGAGCTAGGCGAGCTTTGGAATCCGCAGATCCAAGGGGTCGCAGTTGCCAAGGAAAATCCATCCTATTACCGAACGCGAGCCCTGGACTTGATGCAGCTATATGGTCCGACTCCGACTCTCAGCATGCTGCTGGAATTGACCGAGGACGATGACGCAGCTGTTTGCCAAAAGGCAGTTTCGTTGTTGATTAACTACCCTGGTACCGAAGCGACGGATCGTCTTCGTGAGCTACTTGAGCACAAGGATGCCGCAGTTCGCCGAGAAGTCTGCGAAACGTTGGCTGAAGTGAAGGGTACGGTAACGTTTGAAGAATTGCGTCCGCTGCTGTCTGCGAAAGATCGCCGAGAGGCATATGCGGCTCGAAGATTGCTGGAAACGCAGCCAGTTGAAAACTGGATCGAAGATGCTTTGATCGCGGAATCGGCAACGCTCTTCAATCATGCAAGTGTCGCAGCATTGGTATCCCAACCGTCGCATGACGTCGCTTTGAAGATCGTTCTTAAATCACAGAAACGACTGGATGATTACCTCAGCGATGAAGAGTTCACCTCGCTGCTGCGTGTAATTCAGCTTGCCATTCATCGTGGTGAATTGAACCAGGACGAAGTGCCTGGCTTGGCCGAACGCTTGGCAACCGAGTTCCCTGCTGGCGATCATAAAATGAATCGCGAACTGATTCGTACGCTTGCACACTTCCGCGTCTCAGACATCACTGACCGATACATCAGTCATCTCGACAGCAAACTGCCAGCCGGCGAGCGATTGAATTTGGCGATGCACATGTCATTCATCGAGGATGGCTGGACGACCGAGCAAAAGCTGAAGTTGTTGGGGCACCTGGAGAATGGATTGAACATCGAAGGTGGCGAAGGGCTACGAGGCTACATCGAAACGAGCACCAAACAGTTCGTGAAATGTTTGACGCCACAAGAGCAATACGTCGCATTGACGATGGGGCACATGTGGCCGAATGCTGCTTTGGCAGTTCTGTTCGAGTTGCCTGAGAAGCCGAGCGAGCAAGTGCTCGGGATTCTTCGCATGATTGACGAAGAGCTTGTCGGCGACGACTCAACGGTGGCTACCCGAATGCGAAAAGGGATTGTCGCCATCTTGGCCGGCAACGGCACACCAGAGAACATGGCCTACCTACGCAAGGCGTTTGAACGTGAACCAGAGCGTCGTGCGTCAATCGCTTTCGGTTTGGCTCAACAACCGGAAGGTAAGAACTTCACGTACCTCGTTCAGTCGATTCCTGTGCTGGACGGCGCATTTGCAACGAACGTGATTCAGAAGCTGACTCAGGTTTCGCAGACTGAAAACGACCCTGAAGCGATTCGACAGTTGATCCTTTTGGGGCTTCGTGAGGACGACACTTGTAAGCAGGCCGTCAATCAGTTGCTCGTTAAATGGACCGGAGAGTCGATTGCCTCGCCAGCCAATCCGTTTGAAAAGCAAATGGAATCTTGGCAAGGATGGTTCCACGAAGCGTATCCAGATCTGCCGGAAGCAAAGCTGGTAGATGTAAAGTCAAGCAATTGGAACCTGGACGAGTTGCTCGAGTTTCTCAGCTCCGAGGATTACCATGGTGGCGATTCGACTTCCGGAAGTTTGATCTTCAAGAAGGCTCAGTGTGCATCGTGTCACCGCATGGGGGGAACGGGCGAAGCGATCGGGCCAGACCTGACCGACATCTCACGTCGCTTCCAGAAGAAGCAAATCTTGGAGTCGATCCTGTTCCCATCGCATGTCATTTCGGATCAATACGCAACCAAGCAGATCTTGACGATCGATGGTAAAGTACTGTCCGGGCTGATTTCGACCAGCCCAAGCGGCAACTACGTCGTGATCGACAGCCAAGGCAACAAGACGGAAGTGTTGAAAGACGACGTTGAAGAGCTTTCGCCTTCCAAGATCAGCATCATGCCGAATGGCTTGCTGGACCAGTTGACCGCCGAAGAGATCGGCGATCTGATGACGTACCTCAAAGCGAATAAGGCTGCTACGAACACTCAGGTAGCCGAGCAGCCAAGCGGAACGACCATTCGTTAG
- a CDS encoding TIGR00730 family Rossman fold protein, whose amino-acid sequence MSDKDDRRAIEIQNLLNQIRETADKLQRDAATRGDLKLLSRSLKELRYAFKIFTPFRDRRKVTIFGSARTLPDHPTYQAAATFAEKMAEDNWLVITGAGSGIMEAGHRGAGRASSMGLNIMLPFEQQANPVIHGDEKLVNMKYFFTRKLMFVKECDAVVCLPGGFGTLDEAFEVLTLVQTGKRDLFPIVLLDAPGGTYWSKLDEFIRESLHQDGMISPEDFALYKVTDSVEEAAAEIESFYKVYHSMRYVRNRLVIRTLEPIADSLLSAIRTEFRDILSSGDFEVRDALPEEDEPELEEMSRLVFTFNRRNLGRLRILVDCINAGSMEPASRKFV is encoded by the coding sequence TTGTCTGACAAAGATGATCGTCGGGCAATTGAGATTCAGAACCTTTTAAATCAGATCCGCGAAACTGCGGACAAACTGCAACGCGATGCGGCAACGCGAGGCGACCTTAAGTTGCTCTCTCGGTCACTCAAAGAATTGCGATATGCATTCAAGATATTCACGCCGTTTCGTGACCGCCGAAAGGTAACCATTTTCGGTTCGGCACGCACGTTGCCAGATCACCCGACGTATCAAGCAGCAGCCACTTTTGCCGAGAAAATGGCAGAAGATAACTGGCTGGTCATCACCGGAGCCGGTAGCGGCATCATGGAAGCTGGGCACCGCGGTGCAGGGCGTGCCAGTTCGATGGGATTGAACATCATGCTTCCCTTCGAGCAGCAAGCCAATCCTGTGATTCATGGGGACGAAAAGCTCGTCAACATGAAGTACTTCTTCACGCGTAAGCTGATGTTCGTGAAAGAGTGCGACGCGGTGGTCTGTTTGCCTGGCGGATTTGGAACACTAGACGAAGCGTTCGAGGTCCTCACACTCGTCCAAACAGGCAAACGCGATCTCTTCCCGATCGTGCTTTTGGATGCCCCGGGAGGAACCTATTGGAGCAAACTCGACGAATTCATTCGCGAATCACTTCACCAAGACGGCATGATCTCGCCGGAAGATTTCGCGTTGTACAAAGTGACCGACAGCGTCGAAGAAGCGGCCGCAGAGATCGAAAGCTTCTACAAGGTTTATCACAGCATGCGCTACGTGCGCAATCGGCTCGTTATTCGTACGCTGGAACCAATCGCAGATTCACTGCTTAGTGCCATTCGAACTGAGTTTCGAGACATCCTCAGCAGTGGAGACTTCGAGGTTCGTGACGCATTGCCAGAAGAAGATGAACCGGAACTAGAAGAAATGTCCCGGCTGGTGTTTACCTTCAATCGTCGTAACTTGGGCCGTCTGCGAATTCTGGTCGACTGCATCAACGCCGGCTCGATGGAACCGGCGTCACGCAAATTCGTTTAG
- a CDS encoding STAS domain-containing protein produces MVNILRQRDITILEFGPEYVNLDEASLSQVVQQVVEVAKHTSPPLVIIDLSHTESIGSFFIQFLIRIWKLIKKRGGQLVLVGLNENCLEVLKRSKIESLWQRFASREAAMETLKATS; encoded by the coding sequence ATGGTCAACATTCTGCGCCAGAGAGATATCACGATCCTCGAATTCGGGCCAGAGTATGTAAATCTTGACGAAGCAAGTTTGAGCCAAGTTGTTCAGCAAGTCGTCGAAGTCGCCAAGCATACTTCTCCTCCGTTGGTCATCATTGACCTTTCCCATACAGAGTCGATCGGATCGTTCTTCATCCAGTTTCTGATTCGGATTTGGAAGTTGATCAAGAAGCGGGGCGGTCAGTTGGTTCTCGTGGGATTGAATGAGAACTGTCTCGAAGTTTTGAAGCGATCTAAGATCGAATCGCTTTGGCAGCGTTTTGCGTCTCGTGAAGCAGCCATGGAAACGCTGAAAGCGACTTCGTAG
- a CDS encoding bacterioferritin-associated ferredoxin: MNPDDELCLCFHVKMRKVQNFCRIEKPRRASQLSECGGAGTGCGWCRPFLERIFENHQKEDPVALPSAEEYRTHRADYIRKKKSQRDDDR; this comes from the coding sequence ATGAATCCAGATGACGAACTGTGCCTTTGCTTCCACGTCAAAATGCGAAAGGTGCAAAACTTCTGTCGCATTGAAAAACCACGCCGAGCATCTCAGCTTTCGGAATGTGGCGGAGCGGGTACTGGCTGTGGATGGTGTCGGCCGTTCTTAGAACGCATCTTCGAGAATCATCAGAAGGAAGATCCCGTGGCGTTGCCGAGTGCGGAAGAGTATCGCACCCATCGTGCCGACTACATTCGCAAGAAGAAGTCGCAGCGAGACGACGATCGTTAG
- a CDS encoding M20/M25/M40 family metallo-hydrolase → MLSDSQKSRALDLVQALMAIPGASGNEAAVATFIRDELLKAGLPADCVMHDDAHLRCPLPKSTTGNLIVKLPGTQDRPQRLLMAHMDTVPICVGARPVLQDDRIVPQDKHTGLGADDRAGVATVLFAATELLSSGLDHGPLTLLFTVQEEIGLQGARNLELSKLGKPTLAFNWDGGNPAKLTIGAIGGYRMTIDVRGIASHAGVAPERGASAITAAGLAISKLHAAGLLGKIEQGTLHGTSNIGVIEGGNATNVVADHVQLRAEVRSHDKSTIEALVQKFEAAFTEAGNEIANEDDQTASVTFDGDLNYEPFKMSADNPSVQMASHVLTQMGMEPVNAIANGGLDANWLFRHGIPAVSLGCGQHNQHMTSEMLDVSQFHTACEVALRIARGEGGTE, encoded by the coding sequence ATGCTTAGCGACTCTCAAAAATCTCGCGCGCTGGATCTTGTTCAAGCCCTTATGGCAATCCCTGGGGCAAGTGGCAACGAGGCTGCCGTCGCCACGTTTATTCGTGACGAACTCCTGAAAGCTGGCCTGCCTGCCGATTGCGTGATGCACGACGATGCTCACCTTCGGTGTCCCCTTCCGAAAAGCACAACCGGCAACTTGATTGTGAAGCTACCGGGGACGCAAGATAGACCGCAGCGACTTCTCATGGCTCACATGGATACAGTTCCGATCTGTGTTGGCGCTCGGCCAGTACTACAAGACGATCGAATCGTTCCACAGGACAAACACACCGGACTGGGTGCCGACGATCGGGCGGGCGTCGCAACGGTACTCTTCGCCGCCACCGAACTGCTTTCGTCGGGACTCGACCACGGTCCACTCACGCTGCTGTTTACCGTGCAAGAAGAAATCGGACTGCAAGGGGCCAGAAATCTGGAACTGTCGAAACTCGGCAAACCAACCCTGGCATTTAACTGGGACGGAGGCAATCCGGCAAAGTTGACCATTGGAGCCATTGGTGGCTATCGCATGACGATTGATGTTCGTGGTATTGCCAGTCACGCCGGCGTTGCTCCCGAACGTGGAGCGAGTGCCATTACTGCTGCCGGCTTGGCGATCAGTAAGTTGCACGCGGCAGGGCTGCTCGGAAAGATTGAACAAGGGACACTTCACGGGACCAGCAATATTGGTGTTATCGAGGGAGGTAATGCCACCAACGTTGTTGCGGACCATGTGCAACTACGAGCCGAAGTCCGGAGCCACGACAAGTCAACCATTGAAGCTCTTGTTCAAAAGTTTGAAGCAGCATTTACTGAGGCAGGAAACGAAATTGCTAACGAAGACGACCAAACAGCTTCCGTGACGTTCGATGGCGATTTGAACTACGAACCCTTCAAGATGTCGGCAGATAACCCAAGTGTCCAAATGGCTTCCCATGTTCTCACGCAGATGGGAATGGAACCGGTCAACGCGATCGCCAATGGCGGACTCGATGCTAACTGGCTTTTCCGACATGGCATCCCAGCGGTATCCCTCGGCTGCGGACAACACAACCAACACATGACGAGCGAAATGTTAGATGTTTCACAGTTCCACACAGCCTGTGAAGTTGCCCTGAGAATTGCTCGCGGGGAAGGGGGCACTGAATGA
- a CDS encoding response regulator transcription factor, with protein sequence MMLAKSNPEPSYPRVLVVDDDDAIMRAVSRVLDSDESIQIVGQTTHARAALAMAKSLQPDVVLMDIHMHGLDPFLACQQISEATNGCAKILFYTGFPKDNYLDRCLAVGAAGIVSKHSESLRNLAFAIRHVAAGNTYFSPELDKRLVEREDGAPVSRLATLSDREVGVLRELSLGRTQSEIADALDISERTVNKTVGDLKLKLEVQTINEMLIFAVNEGLVHPELQFVQRPKNEG encoded by the coding sequence ATGATGCTTGCGAAAAGTAATCCTGAACCATCCTATCCTCGCGTACTGGTAGTCGATGACGACGATGCCATCATGCGAGCCGTGTCGCGCGTCCTCGATTCGGATGAGTCAATCCAGATCGTTGGCCAGACGACTCATGCTCGTGCGGCATTGGCCATGGCGAAATCTTTGCAGCCAGATGTTGTGCTGATGGACATCCACATGCACGGCCTCGATCCGTTCTTGGCTTGCCAGCAGATTTCGGAAGCGACCAACGGATGCGCCAAGATCTTGTTCTACACGGGCTTTCCCAAAGACAATTATTTGGATCGGTGCCTGGCTGTTGGAGCCGCTGGCATTGTCTCGAAGCATTCCGAGTCACTTCGCAATCTGGCATTCGCGATTCGTCACGTCGCAGCCGGCAATACCTATTTCTCTCCTGAACTCGACAAACGCCTGGTCGAGCGAGAAGATGGTGCGCCAGTTTCGAGACTGGCTACGCTAAGCGATCGCGAGGTGGGGGTTCTGCGAGAACTGTCGCTCGGGCGAACTCAATCTGAAATTGCAGACGCGTTGGACATCAGCGAACGAACGGTCAACAAGACGGTTGGCGATCTCAAGTTGAAGTTGGAAGTTCAAACCATCAACGAGATGCTGATCTTCGCCGTCAACGAAGGACTTGTTCATCCAGAACTTCAATTCGTTCAGCGGCCCAAAAACGAAGGCTGA
- a CDS encoding diguanylate cyclase: MPEFTLLHFLLCLLFFGIGFVTSKWLRVPSVSDFSQKRSSDVSGEIKPEVSVATPQESCCPQAQIAQTDDAQAISEMVEQVRCLTDNVRTDVHQHTQSVEQISNDLVTISQVSDTDSVTRIISRLMEANRQLDSQLNVAETRLQEQSQLLRSHRVEARTDALTGLPNRRVFDEELDRLFEQKRDSKRPSTLIMVDIDHFKEFNDLHGHQAGDYCLKKVGEVTRQTVRGIGGIVMRYGGEEFAVLLPGTELFDAKIAAQRLNRHVEKLDVEFEGKTLSVTASLGIAEIGRDSDASEWLSRADRALYAAKKLGRNRGCWHDGHACHEITRRNVDPAAEPNEEVAGIAKREAFIQDVNRRLALFHRKRQPLALILASIDPVDGKSIEQHPDFVAIQHAVMQVFGTILRDMDHVCQMSENQFGALLPAASGSDAAIVAERARRALSQLEMKTPTDMVSISLSCGVSQALEGDEAEHLLSRCEAGLDAARRKNGNAVYLVRHEMDWETPHRVTPEVVIAD; this comes from the coding sequence ATGCCAGAATTCACGCTGCTCCACTTTCTTCTGTGCTTATTATTCTTTGGAATTGGTTTTGTCACCTCGAAGTGGCTCCGAGTTCCTTCGGTAAGTGATTTCAGTCAAAAGCGTTCAAGCGATGTAAGTGGAGAAATCAAGCCAGAAGTTTCTGTTGCAACGCCTCAAGAAAGTTGTTGTCCGCAAGCACAAATAGCGCAAACCGACGACGCTCAGGCCATCAGCGAGATGGTGGAACAAGTGCGTTGCCTGACGGACAATGTGCGAACTGATGTTCATCAGCATACGCAGTCGGTTGAGCAAATCAGTAACGACCTCGTCACAATTTCGCAGGTTTCCGACACCGATTCTGTGACGCGAATCATCTCTCGATTGATGGAAGCCAATCGACAGCTTGACTCGCAGCTGAACGTTGCGGAAACACGGCTTCAGGAGCAGTCGCAGCTACTTCGTTCGCATCGAGTTGAGGCACGAACCGACGCGCTCACCGGTCTGCCGAATCGTCGCGTGTTCGATGAAGAGTTGGACCGACTCTTCGAGCAGAAGCGAGATTCGAAACGTCCGTCGACGTTGATCATGGTCGACATCGACCACTTTAAAGAGTTCAACGATCTGCACGGACATCAAGCAGGTGACTACTGCCTGAAGAAAGTCGGTGAGGTGACTCGCCAAACGGTGCGCGGGATTGGTGGCATCGTCATGCGATATGGCGGTGAAGAGTTTGCCGTTTTGCTGCCGGGCACAGAATTGTTCGACGCTAAAATCGCTGCCCAGAGACTGAATCGACATGTGGAAAAGCTCGATGTCGAGTTCGAGGGGAAAACGCTGTCGGTGACCGCCAGTTTGGGGATCGCCGAGATCGGTCGCGATAGCGATGCAAGCGAATGGCTCAGCCGCGCTGATCGTGCTCTTTATGCGGCGAAGAAGTTAGGTCGAAATCGTGGGTGTTGGCACGACGGACATGCTTGCCATGAAATCACTCGTCGAAACGTCGATCCCGCGGCGGAACCGAATGAAGAAGTCGCCGGCATCGCAAAGCGTGAAGCGTTTATACAAGATGTGAATCGACGGTTAGCCCTCTTTCATCGTAAGCGTCAGCCACTCGCGCTGATTCTTGCGAGTATCGATCCTGTCGACGGAAAGTCTATTGAACAGCATCCCGACTTCGTGGCGATTCAACATGCGGTGATGCAAGTGTTCGGAACGATCCTGCGAGATATGGATCACGTGTGTCAGATGTCTGAGAATCAGTTTGGCGCATTGTTGCCTGCGGCAAGTGGTAGCGACGCAGCTATCGTTGCGGAACGTGCGCGTCGAGCGTTATCACAACTGGAAATGAAAACTCCGACCGATATGGTTTCGATATCGCTTTCATGTGGTGTTTCCCAAGCGTTGGAAGGAGACGAAGCCGAGCATCTTTTGTCTCGCTGCGAGGCAGGTCTCGATGCCGCACGGCGCAAGAATGGAAACGCCGTCTATCTCGTGCGTCATGAAATGGATTGGGAAACGCCCCATCGCGTCACACCAGAGGTAGTGATAGCAGATTAA
- a CDS encoding mechanosensitive ion channel family protein, giving the protein MVSKRTRIAICSILLGLLAWTASASAQAIPGVTTDNGNGEKPPETPAVAPELLLQRGTPQATVRTFLESMQEGNYDTALECLEFRPGTPTQSRSDLAYELYQLLSTLWHIDPEGVPTETEQIEVSLFGEEGQFVIVDQQEDAAKITLTKGPQGLWKFSAKTVAAITDLAKKYAPDIEAEEERDAENGNGEPKPKPTFALWLESQIPAFYREEHFILPTYQWICLLLLIVAGYLVDVVVQWILRFIRRIGFARTAEEEDLRKAFENAWTPIGLTAMAITWYSGLWLFRLPDLFRAVLIYGVQLFGIVAGIWFFFRIIDLVIVHLIHAAAKRGKKYDDLLLPAVSKTLKTFSVCIGILILAETFSLPIVGLLGSLGIGGIAIALAAKETLSNVFGSLTVMVDRPFEIGDWIITEGVEGTVETMGLRSTKIRTFNNSLVTLPNSLLITAKVDNMGRRTFRRIKTMVAVQYDTTPEQIDAFCEGIRELIRRQPYTRKDYYQVYLNEFNASSLDILVNVYLDCNDWSVELRERHRLFIDIVRLAKRLGVQFAFPTQTIHLYQEEAQPVKGAKELPEEAGRRHAAEIAGPLPMPNERRGLVDFPGPFFYDDIDSRRRKK; this is encoded by the coding sequence ATGGTCAGCAAACGAACTCGCATCGCGATCTGTAGCATTCTCTTGGGCCTGCTTGCTTGGACTGCTAGTGCGTCTGCGCAAGCGATCCCTGGCGTAACAACCGACAACGGCAACGGTGAAAAGCCGCCTGAGACGCCAGCTGTCGCCCCGGAATTGCTTCTTCAAAGAGGAACTCCGCAAGCTACCGTTCGAACTTTTCTCGAATCGATGCAGGAGGGGAACTACGACACCGCGCTGGAGTGTCTCGAGTTTCGTCCCGGAACCCCCACACAGTCTCGATCTGACCTCGCTTACGAACTTTATCAACTGCTTTCCACGTTGTGGCATATCGATCCTGAGGGAGTGCCAACGGAAACGGAGCAGATCGAAGTTTCTCTGTTTGGCGAAGAGGGTCAATTTGTCATCGTCGATCAGCAGGAAGATGCTGCCAAAATCACGCTGACGAAAGGGCCGCAAGGTCTGTGGAAGTTCAGTGCCAAAACCGTCGCGGCAATCACCGACTTGGCGAAGAAATATGCTCCCGACATCGAAGCGGAAGAAGAGCGGGACGCCGAGAATGGTAATGGAGAGCCAAAGCCTAAGCCGACATTCGCACTGTGGCTAGAGTCTCAGATTCCAGCATTCTATCGGGAAGAGCATTTTATTCTTCCGACCTATCAGTGGATCTGCTTGCTACTATTGATCGTCGCTGGTTATCTGGTCGATGTTGTTGTGCAGTGGATCTTACGATTTATTCGCCGTATTGGCTTTGCTCGCACAGCAGAAGAGGAAGATCTTCGTAAAGCATTTGAGAACGCCTGGACGCCCATCGGGCTGACGGCGATGGCGATCACGTGGTATTCCGGTTTGTGGCTGTTTCGGCTGCCTGACTTGTTCCGTGCTGTTCTCATTTATGGAGTTCAGCTATTTGGAATCGTCGCAGGCATTTGGTTCTTCTTCCGCATCATCGATCTGGTAATCGTACATTTAATTCATGCAGCCGCGAAGCGTGGGAAAAAGTACGACGACTTGCTGCTGCCTGCGGTAAGCAAAACGCTGAAAACGTTTTCGGTCTGCATTGGGATTCTTATCCTGGCCGAGACATTTTCGCTGCCGATTGTTGGTCTCTTGGGATCACTGGGTATCGGTGGTATTGCCATTGCTTTGGCAGCCAAAGAAACACTGAGTAACGTCTTTGGTTCGCTGACGGTAATGGTTGATCGCCCATTTGAAATTGGCGATTGGATTATCACCGAAGGTGTCGAAGGTACCGTCGAAACGATGGGCCTCCGCAGTACGAAGATTCGCACGTTTAACAACAGCTTAGTAACGCTCCCCAACAGTTTGTTGATCACTGCCAAAGTCGACAACATGGGGCGACGGACGTTTCGTCGCATCAAGACGATGGTCGCTGTGCAGTACGATACGACTCCTGAGCAGATCGATGCATTTTGCGAGGGGATCCGCGAATTGATTCGTCGCCAGCCCTACACGCGAAAAGATTATTACCAGGTTTATCTGAACGAGTTTAATGCGAGCTCGCTCGATATTTTGGTGAACGTCTATCTCGACTGTAACGACTGGAGTGTAGAGCTACGCGAACGGCACCGGTTGTTTATTGACATCGTACGACTGGCGAAGCGGCTTGGGGTTCAGTTCGCATTTCCAACGCAGACGATTCACCTTTATCAGGAAGAAGCCCAACCGGTCAAAGGGGCGAAGGAACTGCCGGAAGAAGCAGGTCGACGTCATGCGGCAGAGATCGCTGGGCCGCTGCCGATGCCGAACGAACGCCGCGGTTTGGTCGACTTCCCTGGCCCGTTCTTCTACGACGATATCGACTCTCGAAGACGGAAAAAGTAG